The Candidatus Delongbacteria bacterium genomic sequence ATCAAAGGAAAATACATTAAACTTTGGATCATCTAAAGTTAAAGTTGTTCCTTCAGAAAGTTTCATGTACTTAACTTTATCAGTAGTAACATTTCCTGTACTAAAGTTTATCTCTCCTCTGTTAACAGCTTCAGGAATTGTAGCTTGTTCAGTAATAACACTAATATTACCATCTTTACCATTAACTATTGATACAACTTTACGCAAATATCCATTAGGAGCTAAAGTAGAAGCACTATCAACAAGAATTACTCCTGGTTCAATATCGCCAGCCAAATCGCTACCACCTTCAATTGTGAAAGTATAATGCAATGAGTCAATTGTTAAGATACTCTGCCTATTTTCATCACTAATCACAGTCGTATTTTCAGACACTACGATCTCTTGATCATCAGGTTTTGAATTTACGTTATTGTCCTCGCAACCAGAAAAAATCAACAGAATTATCGCTGCAAAGAGAAAGATTCTCTTTCCTCTAAATTTTTTATTCACTTACTCCTCCATTTAATTTTATAAAGAAACAATTGTTAATCATTCTATACTTCATAAGTAAAATCCAATATTATGGCTAGATTTATAGATACAATTCCATATCTATATACCTACATAGTAATATCCATATTTACAACAATCAATATTAAAATCTTTAAATAAAAAAAAATGACACCATCTGGTGTCATTTTTTTATGATTAAAATGTAAGCTAATGAGTAGAATTATCTTTTTCTTTGTCTTCAAGACTGTAATGAAAACCAGTGAACATACCTTTTAGAAGATAAAGAGGTTTGTCACCAGTAGTTGCAAGATACATATGACCGAACATAAAGAGAACAAAAATTCCAGCTGAAATATAATGAATTGTTGAAATTAACCAAATACCACCATAACCAAGAACAGTTTCAGGAGCGTTTGAAGGTTCAAGCATCATAATACCGGTAATAACGAGCACAGGCATTACCCCATACATAAATTTAAAATATGTTATCTGCTGAAGAGGATTAAATTTATTTTCTTTAGTTGTATGATAAGGATGTGGTTCTCCTTTAAAAATCCCAAACAGATAGAATCTTGCTTGCTTAATTATTCTTGTAAAAAATCCTTTAGGCTTCGGAATATAATTTCTTAAATTCCCATCAGCAATATTCATTATAAAAAACGCTGTATAAGCTATAGTAAGTAACATTCCACTATAGTTATGCATTTTTACAGCATCCTTAAAAGGAATTAGTACTGAAAATCTTATTGCTATCCCTGAGATTATCAAAAGTACAAATAATGTAGCATTAGTCCAGTGCCAGATTCTGATATTTAATGTATATAGATAAGATTTATGCTCAACTAAATTGGGTTTAGCCTTTTTTGTAATAAATCTCAAAAAACCATGCATAAATGTTCCACCAATTGTCAAGATAAGTAGAACTCCAAACATATAGTCTAAATAGATATTTCTTGTTGCTCCAAGTACGTAACTATTTTTTAAAAGTCCACTATTTTGAAATCCTTTATCATCGGTAGAATTATCAGTGTACAGTTTTGCTGTTAAAATTGATTCGTCAGAATGACAACTATTACAATCTTTCCTAGCAGAAATTCTATCCATAATATTGTGAGATGTTTTATCATTCACATCAGTGTGACACTCTACACATCTTGCATATTTTGCATGAAGATCAAAATTAGGAATAAAACTATGAGTTTCAGAAATAATAGGCATTGCAGCTCTTGTAAATTTTGCAAACTTCTCTTTGTCTGTATGACAGTCAAGACAAACACCATTATCTCTTTTGATTTTTGCAATTGTCTCCATTTTACTATTTTTTGAGGAAATCATCTCATGGGGATTATGACACTCTGTACAAGTGAAATTATCACCTATTTTTTTAAAATGAAAACTGTTATGGAAGGCATCTTCCTGATCCTTGAAATTGCTATGACAATTTAAACACGACAAAACTTCATAATTCAACAAATCATGAGGTAAATTTGTAGTCGTTTGATCATCTAAACCAATATGACATTCTGAACATTGAAGATCCTTATGAGTACTGCTCATAAATTTGTCCTCATCGATGTAGATTCCGAAATTCCATTTTTTTTGTGTAACTGGAGTAATATCTTCAGTAGTATGACAGATAATACACCCCATCTCTGCATAAATTGTCGCAACACTTATAAGCACAATAACCAAGTATTTCATAGCAATCCTTATATATGATTTTCACTATATTGTTTACAATTTAAACTATTATGATATTTTTCACAATATTTAATTTTACATATTACTCTCTATTTTTTGATCAAATACAGTTTATTTCATATACTAAATAAGATCATATTTCATCAACATCACGACTATTTGACAAATATCATCAAATACAACATTTTACTTATATCACAAGTATTGATATCAATACTATGTTTATTCAAAAATTAAAACCTGAAATTATCACGATAATACAGATTAGTCGAGATAATTATCCATGATATAATTGACTAGATCGTACAGCTCATCACATTTTAAATCGGATATATTTCCTATTGATATACCACTACCAAAAGATAATATTGGAGACAATTCTATCAAGACTTTTAAAAGAAATTGCTTCTCACTATTATTCTTTATTGCTGTTTTAATTATATCAATAGCCCAATTTCTATTTTTCAAAGTCTTCAAAATAGAAACAGCTGCTTTTATATAATCCATAGGATTTTTTGCAGAAAAAATTACACTCCTATATATATCAATAGCATAGAAAACTTCCTGCGTATTTACAAAAACCCGTTCAGCCATTTTAATTCTTTCAGTACAAAAAGAATCGATTTCGTTCCCATCATAATTGTATTCATTACTTATCTGAGTTGCGGCTTGGTTATTCATTTTCATCTCCTTTTTATTGAAATATAAGAAGACCTTCGGGCGTATAGTGTCCTACTAAAATAAAAATTACATTTTTTTATAAACTTTTTATTAAAAATCATTCTTTTAAAAGTTCATTATAGAGTGTTATATTTACGATGCTGGTGATTTGTTAGCTAACTTTAAGAGGTTAAAATGGTTATAGTAATCGTAAATATTGAGCTCAAAAATGGTAGTGAACAGAAGTTCACAGAGATTTTTTCAGCTTACAGAGAAATTGTTCTTAGAGAAAATGGATGCATTTCTTATAACTTATCAAAAGAAATTAATTTAAAAAGCCCAAACTTCATTCTACTTGAAAAATGGGAAAACAGATCACTACTTGATATTCATCTTAGTTCTACTAATTTGAAAAACTATGTAAATGAAACTCAAAGTTTCATAATAAAAAAGGAAATAGAAGTTTTCGAGGTAGCTAAATAGATTCTCAATCAATGAAATATTTTCAAAGCAATAATTTTTCAGTTTTCAAAAGCTGTATCTTTTTTTATTTTGTAAGATACATATTCAAAATAATTAACATATTGAGAGGGATAGAATGAAAAAACTAACCATTGATAATGTGGTTCTTTCTGGTAAAAGAGTTCTTGTCAGAGCGGACTATAATGT encodes the following:
- a CDS encoding thiosulfate reductase cytochrome B subunit, yielding MKYLVIVLISVATIYAEMGCIICHTTEDITPVTQKKWNFGIYIDEDKFMSSTHKDLQCSECHIGLDDQTTTNLPHDLLNYEVLSCLNCHSNFKDQEDAFHNSFHFKKIGDNFTCTECHNPHEMISSKNSKMETIAKIKRDNGVCLDCHTDKEKFAKFTRAAMPIISETHSFIPNFDLHAKYARCVECHTDVNDKTSHNIMDRISARKDCNSCHSDESILTAKLYTDNSTDDKGFQNSGLLKNSYVLGATRNIYLDYMFGVLLILTIGGTFMHGFLRFITKKAKPNLVEHKSYLYTLNIRIWHWTNATLFVLLIISGIAIRFSVLIPFKDAVKMHNYSGMLLTIAYTAFFIMNIADGNLRNYIPKPKGFFTRIIKQARFYLFGIFKGEPHPYHTTKENKFNPLQQITYFKFMYGVMPVLVITGIMMLEPSNAPETVLGYGGIWLISTIHYISAGIFVLFMFGHMYLATTGDKPLYLLKGMFTGFHYSLEDKEKDNSTH
- a CDS encoding antibiotic biosynthesis monooxygenase — its product is MVIVIVNIELKNGSEQKFTEIFSAYREIVLRENGCISYNLSKEINLKSPNFILLEKWENRSLLDIHLSSTNLKNYVNETQSFIIKKEIEVFEVAK